From Anopheles coluzzii chromosome 3, AcolN3, whole genome shotgun sequence, the proteins below share one genomic window:
- the LOC120960060 gene encoding U4/U6.U5 tri-snRNP-associated protein 2, translating into MAPAKESDSKSDVQSAPPIKKPKLEDVLDEEEEGNSGQQVQRRKQTVTDRSKQCPYLDTINRHLLDFDFEKLCSVSLTRINVYACLVCGKYFQGRGTNTHAYTHSVAESHHVFLNLSTLKFYCLPDNYEIIDSSLDDIKYVLDPVFTVRDIRSLDREDVKQSRTVDGTFYHPGVVGLNNIKANDYCNVILQALSHVKPIRDFFLMEKNYANIKRPPGDTAFTLVQRFGELLRKLWNPRNFKAHVSPHEMLQAVVLWSSKQFQITKQGDPIEFLSWFLHSLHKQLRGNKQPDSSVINRSFLGEMKIYTRKLPPTELDDVQKQLLLATDEYQEKVETSTFLYLTCDLPATPLFIDELRENIIPQVNLYQLLAKFNSISEKEYKTYKDNFLKRFEITRLPKYVILYIKRFTKNTFFLEKNPTIVNFPVKNVDFGDILTEDNKKTHRYTKYNLVANIVHDGEPNSGTYRCHILQKSTNQWYEMQDLHVTNILPQMITLTEAYIQIYELQESDET; encoded by the exons ATGGCTCCAGCGAAAGAAAGTGACTCGAAAAGCG ATGTGCAATCGGCCCCGCCGATAAAGAAGCCCAAACTGGAGGATGTTCTCGACGAGGAAGAGGAGGGCAACAGTGGCCAGCAGGTCCAGCGGCGAAAGCAAACCGTTACCGATCGCTCCAAGCAGTGTCCGTATCTGGACACCATCAATCGGCATCTGCTTGACTTTGACTTTGAGAAGCTGTGCTCGGTGTCACTGACCCGCATCAACGTGTACGCCTGTCTGGTGTGCGGCAAATACTTCCAGGGCCGCGGGACCAACACCCACGCGTACACCCACTCGGTGGCGGAATCGCACCACGTGTTTTTGAACTTATCCACGCTCAAGTTTTACTGTCTGCCGGACAATTACGAGATCATCGATTCCTCCCTAGACGACATCAAGTACGTGCTGGATCCGGTGTTTACCGTGCGTGACATCCGCTCCCTCGACCGGGAGGACGTGAAGCAGTCGCGGACGGTCGACGGTACGTTCTACCATCCCGGTGTGGTGGGGCTGAACAACATCAAGGCGAACGATTACTGCAACGTGATCCTGCAGGCCCTGTCGCACGTGAAGCCGATCCGGGACTTTTTCCTGATGGAGAAGAACTACGCCAACATTAAGCGGCCGCCGGGCGATACGGCCTTCACGCTGGTCCAGCGGTTCGGTGAGCTGCTGCGCAAGCTGTGGAATCCGCGCAACTTCAAGGCGCACGTGTCGCCGCACGAGATGCTGCAGGCGGTCGTGCTGTGGAGCAGCAAGCAGTTCCAGATCACCAAGCAGGGCGATCCGATCGAGTTTCTTTCCTGGTTTTTGCACAGCTTGCACAAGCAGCTGCGCGGCAACAAGCAGCCCGATTCGTCCGTCATAAATCGTAGCTTTTTGGGAGAGATGAAAATTTACACCCGCAAGCTGCCGCCGACCGAGCTGGACGATGTGCagaagcagctgctgctcgcgACGGACGAGTATCAGGAGAAGGTGGAAACGTCCACGTTTCTCTATCTGACGTGCGATTTGCCCGCGACGCCACTGTTTATCGATGAGCTGCGGGAAAACATCATTCCGCAGGTAAATCTGTACCAGCTGCTGGCCAAGTTTAACTCAATCTCAGAGAAGGAGTACAAAACGTACAAGGATAACTTTCTGAAGCGGTTCGAAATCACGCGCCTACCCAAGTATGTCATCCTGTACATTAAGCGGTTCACCAAGAATACGTTCTTCTTGGAGAAGAATCCTACCATCGTTAACTTCCCAGTCAA AAATGTCGATTTCGGTGACATTCTCACGGAGGATAACAAGAAAACGCATCGCTACACCAAGTACAACCTGGTGGCGAACATCGTGCACGACGGCGAACCGAACTCTGGCACGTACCGGTGCCACATCCTGCAGAAAAGCACCAACCAGTGGTACGAGATGCAGGATCTGCACGTCACCAACATCCTGCCGCAGATGATCACGCTGACCGAGGCGTACATTCAGATCTACGAGCTGCAGGAAAGCGACGAAACGTAG